In Podospora pseudocomata strain CBS 415.72m chromosome 4, whole genome shotgun sequence, the genomic stretch CACCTTGAGCGCGTGGGCGTGGATGTGTCTCTCGGCAGGGCGCAAAGCCGAAACTCGTATCCCGATTCTCGAACGTCTTTTTTTGGCATGTCATCTCTGCCGCCAAACCCGCCTGAAAGTGAGTAGTAGTGAGTCGCTGTCTGTCTCGTCTGGCCGCTGCCTGCATTCTGCCATCTCTATCGAGCCTCCATTCCTCTCTGTTGCCTGCCCCCCTCACACCCGACTCCGAGGGCTGCCAAGATCTTCAATCCGATCATTCCTCCGGCACTTCGCATTGGAATTCTTGCTGTTTCACGCGCGCCGCAGGCTTTGCTGATTGCCTCGTTTGTTGTCTGCTGTTTTTCCAGGCCAATACCTACCCCTCCAACTCTTTGtccctcctcgtctcgcCACCGACGCCATCTCCCCTCACCGCTCACACACCAGCAACCCTCTCACCTGTGGCCACCGGCACAACAGAGAATGGAGGGTAAAGAGGGCAGGTTGCGGAGGAATAGTAGGGAATCGAGGCTGTCACGCCGGCAGaagctggtgctggctgcCGTGGCCGCCGTGTTGATCATCGTCCTGAttgtcggcctcggcctcggcctcggtctGAAGAAccggggcggcggcggaggagacgaCGATTCACTACCACCGGCTCCTCAACCCACCGCCATCTGGCAGCCCAAGGTCAACACGTCATGGCAGATCATCCTCAACGCGAAGCTCGACATTgaccccaacaaccctgCTGTCGAACCCGACGTCGACGTGTACGACATTGACATGTTCATGCACCAAAACTCGCGTGCCGTGTCGAGTCTGCacaagctcaacaagaaGGTCATCTGCTACTTCAGCGCCGGGTCCTACGAGAAGAACCGTCCTGACTCGTCCAAGTTCCCCGAAGAGGACATCGGCCTTGTCCTGGACGGGTGGCCGGACGAGAGATGGCTCAACATCAGCAGCCCGGCGATCAGGGAGATCATGGTCGGCCGCATCGAAATCGCCAGCAGGATGGGCTGCGACGCTGTCGACCCTGACAATGTCGATGGGTACCAGAACGAGAACGGGATGGACCTGACACCGGAGGATTCCGTCTCCTTCATGACCTTCCTCGCCGACGAGGCTCACAAGCGCAACATGGCCATCGGCCTCAAGAACGCCGGCGACATTGTCAAGACGATGCTGCCGCGGATGCAGTTTGCCGTCAACGAGGAGTGCGCCGAGTTCAATGACTGCAGGACCTTCTCTCAGTTTGTCGACGCGGGCAAGCCCGTGTTCCACATTGAGTACCCCGAAGGAGCTCCgttcaacaccaacgccgaGCAAAAGCAGGCGTACTGCAACGCCCCGGGCGCGAATGGGTTCAGCACCATTCTCAAGGGGATGAACCTCAATTTTGGGGCTGAGTACTGCGATGGAAGGCAGGTGAGGACAAAGGTGCTGCGGCGGTTTTCCTCTGGCCGATAATTATGATTGCGTTGAAGATCATCATCTCTCTTTGCTTTCTTGTTTTACTttgccgcacacacacacacacacacacacatacacacataCCAGAGCCACgcacaccatcatcatccctgGGGTGCCgcgtccctcctccccgcttTTTGCATCATTTCACATCATGTCTCCaccttggcttttttttgtggTGCGGAcatttttttattttcttttgttttcttaGATCAAAAGAGCTGCAATAGACCATTTCTCCCCACCActacacaccaccacacaccaccacctctcttttttctccaCCTTATCATTTACCCCGACTCCAACTCCCGCACGCGAATAcaacctcacctctctcTACCTTATCTCACCCAATTAATATAaactttttattttttgatttatttatttatttttcttccccatcaAAATGGGCACCAAAATGACCAaactctcttctccctcccaaaacaacaacaaagccctcatcctcctccccctctacatctacccctcccccgacgcCTGGACCCCCCTGCTGCTCGCCGCAAACCGGCACCCCACCCTCCagttcctcgtcgtcgtcaacccgTCCAATGGCCCCGGGGAGGGCGACAGGCCGGACGAGAACTACGTCCGGGTGCTTCAACAACTGAGGGATGTGGAAAATGTAAAGTTGGTGGGGTATGTCTACTGCAGCTATGGGAAGAGGGAGCAGGgagagatgaggagggataTAGAGAGGTATAAAGTTTGGGGGTGTGAGAAGAGGGGTTGCGTAAGtccacaaacaaacaaaaaaaaacacagtGCGGGGGGTGGTACACACTGGCTAATGATAATGAAAATAGGGCGTGGATATCAAGGGGATTTTCTTTGACGAGGCGCCTGCTGATGGGGGCCATGTGGGGTATATGGCTGAGGCcgcgggggaggtgaggagtGCGCTTGGGGAAgacgcggtggtggtgtataaCCCGGGGGTTTTTCCTGATCAGGGGTattgggaaaagggggattACGTGGTTGTTTTTGAGAATGTAGCCagggagtggtgggggggttatgTGAGGGAGAATGTGAAGAAGTTACCAAAagagttgagggagaggagtgtGGTTATTGCGCATAGTTGTCAGGGAGACGAAAAAGAGAGGATATTGGCggatgtgaggagggagCGGTGGGGGGCGCACTTtttgacgggggagggggggtatgagagttgggatgggggttggggggggtaTGTGGGTGAGGCGGATGAGgagtgggatggggaggaagagggggggtgttgttgatgatggagagagatggttaggttgggttgggtgggcGATGATAGACCGGGGGCAGGTGGAATATTCGGCGTCATCTATATTTTAGACAAAGGGGCTAGTTTCGTTTCGCTAATCTGTAGAAATCCCATCTTTTATGTCCACATGGTAACTTTTAGCGACTATTTCCCGCTAGTTCTAGGCTTGAGTCTCATTGTAATGATGGACTACATGGCTCTTGTTATGACGTTTTAGGGCTTGAGTCTATTGTCATGCATCTAACCTTTGTTGTAAACAAGCGAGAGCTGTAAGGTTCTAGACTTGAACTAACTGCCTGCTTCATTCTGTCTATTTACTGCAAGGCGAGGCAAACAATAAGCTTTCATGCAGTCATTCGAAACCCTCCATGCATTGTTTTCTGTCGTTCTACAACCCATCTAAGGTATCCATCATGAAGCATCTATCTACCCGATGGTTGCAAAGCCATATTGGATTCCTGCATCGACGACACACCTAACCCATCTGCAGCAAAGCCTAGACCTTGACGTTTTTTGATAACTGGGGTTTTTTGCTGCAAAGTTACAATCAATCCATTCCTTGCCGCCTCACTACCAGGTAAGGTTCTTTCGCAGAGATTCTAGACCTTGCACGGCCATCAATCGCGATTGGGCGCCACGTTTTTCTCAGGAGATGCTAtgattggtgatggggaaagTGTACTGCCACTTTTGACTTCAGCTGGTgtgtgttggtgagggattATTGAGATCTAGAATTCCTCACTGCTGGgcaagccaaaaaaaaaaaaaaaaaaaaaaaaaaagagaagttTTCATGATGAGGGCTTGGAGGCGAAGTTTACCTGGTCCATCCAAGCTGGGGCCGCGCACTtcgtgttggtgatgatggcttgtAGCTCAACCCCCCAGTATGTTCCTTGTTTTGTGATACTGTGATGCAAAGTTTGTATTCCACCACATGCTTTCGAATTGCGTGTTTCCTTTACGGTGTTAgtctggtggtgtggttgaacAAGGACGAAAACACACCCACAGCACACGCACCCCGCGCACAAACTCGATGCGGCGGGGATGGAAGTGGACAAGAACCTGTTTCTCGGGACGGGATTGTGGTGTCtgtgtttgtgtttttggtGACTATTGGTTGTGTATCTTGCTAGTAGgtagctaggtaggtagaaAGTGTTCTGTTTTGGAACACTCCAGAGGATTGACGACCACCAAGTTCACCGCCGTCATCTTTGCACACGCAAACATAAGGCTCGAACGCAATGAGGTCATCTtcaagatggtggtgccatGGCTCATGCGTGTGATGGGTAAATAGTCCGGTCCTAGGGAATGTGTTGTCACCTTTCTCTCCCGGTACCAGGTAAAGCAGCTGAGAGCACTTCGGCAACCAAGCCTCTATTGATCTTCTCCGTACATGTCTTTTGTGTCTGGTGACCGGATAATTTTGGGAGCTGAGTTGCCTGCTTTCCTCATCACATCTTTCCAGCTTGCATCTACAGGTACCTACGTACATCATGTAGCTCTGAGGTCTGTACAATAAAGTATGCATGCATTCTGCAAGAGGGCTGACTGGGGTGTGGGATGCAATCTACTCTTCGTATTTCACATctgctgtgtgtgtgtgtgtgtgtatgcgTTGTTCGTTACCGGCCCTTTTTCAGCCAATCCTGCTGTTACGCTGTTGTTACCGGCCTCAAGGTTGTGTAATCACGGGCCCCTTTTCGacgttgatgatgactggaCGAGGTGAATGGTCTGACCTGAGAGCGAGAAAAAACTGTTTCCGTGAATCACGACAActgaagaaaacaaaaagtgAGATGTGAGAGGTGGGGAACTCTCCCCGAAGGATTTTGCTACAAGTGGAAAGATCTTTGTGTGATGACCAATTTTTTGTTGACGTGGTCAACAGTTGCTCCATAGGGCAgacgtcaccaccaccgattGGCATCGGGTCCTGGCCTGCCCGGCTGTCGAGATGCCGAGGTTCCCATGAGGTGGTTTCGGGAAACTCGGTGAGGTGGTGATTATGATGGGCGAACAA encodes the following:
- a CDS encoding hypothetical protein (CAZy:GH114; COG:S; EggNog:ENOG503P167), which gives rise to MSSLPPNPPEKGRLRRNSRESRLSRRQKLVLAAVAAVLIIVLIVGLGLGLGLKNRGGGGGDDDSLPPAPQPTAIWQPKVNTSWQIILNAKLDIDPNNPAVEPDVDVYDIDMFMHQNSRAVSSLHKLNKKVICYFSAGSYEKNRPDSSKFPEEDIGLVLDGWPDERWLNISSPAIREIMVGRIEIASRMGCDAVDPDNVDGYQNENGMDLTPEDSVSFMTFLADEAHKRNMAIGLKNAGDIVKTMLPRMQFAVNEECAEFNDCRTFSQFVDAGKPVFHIEYPEGAPFNTNAEQKQAYCNAPGANGFSTILKGMNLNFGAEYCDGRQVRTKVLRRFSSGR
- a CDS encoding hypothetical protein (CAZy:GH135; EggNog:ENOG503PEI9; COG:S): MGTKMTKLSSPSQNNNKALILLPLYIYPSPDAWTPLLLAANRHPTLQFLVVVNPSNGPGEGDRPDENYVRVLQQLRDVENVKLVGYVYCSYGKREQGEMRRDIERYKVWGCEKRGCGVDIKGIFFDEAPADGGHVGYMAEAAGEVRSALGEDAVVVYNPGVFPDQGYWEKGDYVVVFENVAREWWGGYVRENVKKLPKELRERSVVIAHSCQGDEKERILADVRRERWGAHFLTGEGGYESWDGGWGGYVGEADEEWDGEEEGGCC